The Gigantopelta aegis isolate Gae_Host chromosome 3, Gae_host_genome, whole genome shotgun sequence genome segment TGTATTAAGAATTGACTGTATGTTGGATAATTCATTGGAACAGTGTTTTGTTGGAAATTATTAGCATATTTCTGTGTATATGCCAGAGTGTAAactattttataacattatatgTTAATGGAGCACGATATTGCTCATGCCAATATTCAAATGATTTTTGATGTTACGGACACAAAGAAAGAATGAAACTaaataaagtttaactttattatGACAAGAAATAATTTTAGGTTTGCATACAAATATTCGTAGATATTCAAGAACAGATGATGAATTTGTTAAactcttttttaaaacaaaacatgaagcAATAAAATGTCTATGACTCGTCGCACCAGTAGCAagatctctaccactgagtATACGGTGGATACAAAGTAACACATAATAACAACATgttataacataaaatattacttaccTACTTCAGGTATTGGGtttgctaaaataaaaataaaaatagataaagGTTTAATATAAACTTCTATACATATCTCATcgtcatattttatttctttaaagttgatgcaaactgaaagcGACATATTTGacttttcataattttttattagGCAGATAATAATTGACAAAAAAagcttttaaagaaaataaataaatttaaaagtcCATACAGAACAGTAAaacatatacaataatacattcgtTCGCTAGTTAGCTCATTTGTTCACTCACTACCTCACTGACTTAATGCCTCACTGACTTACTGCCTCACAAAATCAAATCTTGCTGTCCACTCAATCAcccattcactcactcacttatTCACTCAAACAAATCCTGCTATCCACTCACTCACgcactcactcattcactcactcactcactcactcactcactcaccaaactaaaccaaaccaaaccaaatccTGGTATCAACTCACTGACTCACCCACTCACCAAAACAAATCCTGCTatccactcactcactcactcactgattgattggttgattgattgattgattgattgattggttacTTAattcacccacccactcacccacccactcacacTCACCTAAAACCCTACTAACTCCCCCACCCACTCACAGCCACAAGCCTTGTATGCGAGCCTCGACTTGACAGTTCTGAGGAGGTCATAGTTGCTGACGGACATGACGTTGTTGTCTGTGCCGGCGATGTTCCTGAGCTCGGTCTCGGACACGGAGTGGCCCACCCCGATGGCGAACATCTCGATGCCCTCCTCTCTGGTGAGTTGCGCCTCGTCCGCCGTCTTCTGCGTGTCCTGGGAGTTCCCGTCCGTCAGCACCACGCAGATCTGCTTCACGCCGTCCCGACCCTCGGGCTTCAGGTTTTCTCTGTAACCATGGACACAGTTCGAATGACAATAATTACACACTTGTGCTGACTGTAAAAGTGTTTCTGACTCATTATCCACCATCAGGGTCGGTGCTTttaacttttagagtccagacttaatctctaatgatgatgaccggcctcggtggcgtcgtgacaggccatcggtctacaggctggtaggtactgggttcggatcccagtcgaggcatgggatttttaatccaaataccgtaaggctcaatgggtaggtgtaaaccacttgcaccgaccagtgatccgtaactggttcaacaaaggccatggtttgtgctatcctgcctgtgggaagcgcaaataaaagatcccttgctgcctgtcgaaaaaagagtagcctatgtggcgacagcgggtttcctcttcaaaacagtgtcaaaatgaacagatgtttgacgttcaatagccgatgataagataaaaaatcaatgtgctctagtggcgtcgttaaagaaaacaaacttttttaatcTCTAATGACgccacacgcatacaatttgtatagcgttgtcatgacattactgtctcagactctattagagtctcgagtctagactctaacaattttataagcaccaggcctggtcaGCCAGGCTGGTCGCCAGTCAGTGTGTCTGTCTACCACAATACAGTCAACagtagagttaaagtttgttttgtttaacgacgccactgaagcacactgatttattaatcatcggcaggaaggaatcttttatatgtacttttccacaggcaggaaaacatataccacggtctttgagtagttgtggtgcactggttggaacgagaacaaatTGGATGGAtttaccgaggtggttcgatcctgcgacgcaatccacctcaagcgagcactcagctgaatgagctaaatcccgtccccccTCCGTACAAAGTTAAAACGACAATGATTACACATTTGACTGACTGTCAAAGTCTGTTTCTGACTCATTGTCCACCAGCTGGTCAGCCAGGAAACCAGCCAGTCAATCTGTCTGCCGCAACATAGACCTAcagtaagttaaagtttgttttatttaacgacaccactacagcacattgattttttaatcatcggctattggatgtcaaacaattgctaattttgacatgtagtcttagataggaaaacCGTTACATTATcccaacggatcttttatatgcaccatcctacagacaggatagcaaataccacagcctttgatataccagtcgtggtccactggctgaaacgagaaatattccaatgggcccaccgacggtgatcgatcccaattTGGTGATAATACAATtaccaagatgaccagaaacacatcgcaTTTAtcaaaattcacaatttaaacaaaacgtaAGTAACGTGTAATTTACTGTAGATATATAAAACACTATAAAGGCCTATACTattttactttgctttataacTAGAGCAAAAGGCTTTAAAAATATACGCTAGAATTAGAATTAATAACGTTTTAGAGTGACCTGTAAAATTTGATGGCCTCGCCAGTTTCCGTGGCCAGTCCGGCCATGAACTCCAAGTCTGTGATGGCCTTCTTGAGCGCTTCTTTCTCCGTGTAGTCTCCAAAGTGGAACGCCTGCTCCGTGTAGACGCGGTCTCCGAACGTCACGGCGGCGACTCGAACCTTGGTCGGGGAGATGTCGTAGATGTCAACGAAGTCCTGCACGAACCACAAGCCGAGGGTGAAGTTCTCCGGCCACACGCTGCTCGATGAGTCGATGATGAAGGCGATGTCCAGAGGTTTTTGTTTGCAGACTGGGATCAAGAAACACATGTGTAATATGTGTAATAACACGTGCAATAAACACATTGTAGAAGAATCAGGGCCATACATAGATGTTTAAAGGTTTCTGTTTGCAGACTGGGATCAAGAAACACATGTGTAATATGTGTAATAACACGTGCAATAAACTCACTGTAGAAGAATCAGGGCCGTACATAGATGTTTAAAGGTTTCTGTTTGCAGACTGGGATCAAGAAACACATAAAGGAATAACGTACACGTGTAATATGTGTAATAACACGTGTAATAAAACCATTGTTGAAGAATCAGGGCGTACATAGTCTGCGATGTTTAGAGGTTTCTCTTTGTAGACTGGCATTAAACTGATATTTATGGAATAACTTGCACGTGTAATATGTGTAACATGAATAACAAATGAAGCTATGTGAGGTGTTATTAATAGACGTACTGTAGAATAATAAGGGATGTACATAGTCTGCGATGTTTAGAGGTTTCTGTTTGTAGACTGGCATTAAACTGATATTTATGGAATAACTTGCACGTGTAATATGTGTAACATGAATAACAAACGAAGTTGTGTGAGGTGTTATTAATAGACGTACTGTAGAATAATAAGGGATGTACATAGTCTGCGATGTTTAGAGGTTTCTCTTTGTAGACTGGCATTAAACTGATATTTATGGAATACCTTGCACGTGTAATATGTGTAACATGAATAACAAATGAAGCTATGTGAGGTGTTATTAATAGACGTACTGTAGAATAATAAGGGATGCACATAGTCTGCGATGTTTAGAGGTTTCTGTTTGTAGACTGGCATTAAACTGATATTTATGGAATAACTTGCACGTGTAATATGTGTAACATGAATAACAAATGAAGCTGTGTGAGGTGTTATTAATAGACGTACTGTAGAATAATAAGGGATGCACATAGTCTGCGATGTTTAGAGGTTTCTGTTTGTAGACTGGCATTAAACTGATGTTTATGGAATAACTTGCACGTGTAATATGTGTAACATGAATAACAAATGAAGCTATGTGAGGTGTTATTAATAGACGTACTGTAGAATAATAAGGGATGTACATAGTCTGCGATGTTTAGAGGTTTCTGTTTGTAGACTGGCATTAAACTGATGTTTATGGAATAACTTGCACATGTAATATGTGTAACATGAATAACAAACGAAGCTATGTGAGGTGTTATTAATAGACGTACTGTAGAATAATAAGGGATGTACATAGTCTGCGATGTTTAGAGGTTTCTGTTTGTAGACTGGCATTAAACTGATGTTTATGGAATAACTTGCACGTGTAATATGTGTAACATGAATAACAAATGAAGCTATGTGAGGTGTTATTAATAGACGTACTGTAGAATAATAAGGGATGTACATAGTCTGCGATGTTTAGAGGTTTCTGTTTGTAGACTGGCATTAAACTGATGTTTATGGAATAACTTGCACGTGTAATATGTGTAACATGAATAACAAACGAAGCTATGTGAGGTGTTATTAATAGACGTACTGTAGAATAATAAGGGATGCACATAGTCTGCGATGTTTAGAGGTTTCTGTTTGTAGACTGGCATTAAAATGATGTTTATGGAATAACTTGCACGTGTAATATGTGTAACATGAATAACAAACGAAGCTATGTGAGGTGTTATTAATAGACGTACTGTAGAATAATAAGGGATGTACATAGTCTGCGATGTTTAGAGGTTTCTGTTTGTAGACTGGCATTAAACTGATGTTTATGGAATAACTTGCACGTGTAATATGTGTAACATGAATAACAAACGAAGCTATGTGAGGTGTTATTAATAGACGTACTGTAGAATAATAAGGGATGTACATAGTCTGCGATGTTTAGAGGTTTCTGTTTGTAGACTGGCATTAAACTGATGTTTATGGAATAACTTGCACGTGTAATATGTGTAACATGAATAACAAACGAAGCTATGTGAGGTGTTATTAATAAACATCAGGGAACAATTTGTTCAGTAGTGCGTCGCGATTCgctagggcgggacgtaacccagtggtaaagcgctcgcttgatgcgcggtcggttcgggatcgatctccgtcggtgggcccattgggctatttctcgatccagccagtgcaccacgactggtacatcaaatatcgtggtatgtgctatcctgtctatgggacggtgcatattaaacttgctgctaatcgaaaagaatagcccatgatgtggcgacagcgggttttctccctcaatatctatgtgtccttaaccatatgccctacgccatataaccgtaaataaaatgtgttgagtgcgtcgttaaataaaacatttccttccttccttcgattCGCTACGcaaatttcagagatcgctacataatttaaacatttaacagtAGTTGGTAATCGATTTTTaaatgactagaaatatcgctaatcaagattttaaaaacaaaatctttccTGAACATACTGTTGAAGGATGAGAGCCATACATATTTTATGTCCACAGTTTCAGTTTTCAAACTGGCATCAACAAAGATATCAGGAATAACTTGCACGTGTAATATATGTAACATGAATAAGTTACAAGGAGGAAATTTACAAAAGTATTTGCTCACCTTTACACGGAGCATTTCGTTTCTCCAAACTgcaagaaaaaagaagttttttttaaaggatgtGCATGTCATTAcccaaatgaaacaaaatggcatgACGTGTTGATTAAAACTACAAGTTTACTTTCAGACATATCAGAAACTGACATTTAAAGACGTCTATGGTAGGGATGGGTATTACGAGATTCTTTGTATCACGATATATCGCGACTGTATTATGATATGTatcataatgttttatttccagcAACGTCTAGTGATTTTAAGGAAGGTTTCagacaaaataaagaaaatagatGATACAGGTTtcttaaacatatttatgttgggttgggttagggttttttctttaaaaatcaaatgtCCCTTGGTTAAGAATTGATGCATAAATTTACTTAAATTAATCAAGGTTATCATGAATAAATATGGGAATGCGATTTATTAGCACTAATAAGCTCTTATCtagattgattgaaacatttttttaattgctttttaaaagaacaatggattaggcacaagttatacaacttactagcccttctgcataaaactacaaaaactAACGAGTTGCAATTACGTTTATGGAACTCTTTGACAATGTACAGCAGATCAATTCATATATGTCTGAAAATAGTTTTGTGCCATAAAATGAAGATCCAGTCTTGCCTGTTTATCACTTTCTGTGCGTGAAATAGGAATTTGTCTTAACTACACGTAGCTCTGAAACGTGAATCTTCGGACTCATCCCAGAATAAATGTTCAATCAGTCAAATATAACGTGATGTATAACATGATTAAGTACATCTATTCTGAACACATCCTTCTAATACTCAAAAATATCTACTCAAGACCAGGCGCGTAGGAACCGGCGGGGAGAGGAGCGTATGCcggtagggggtgggggtggcgggATGGGAGGGGACTGTATCTCCCACTTGATGACGAAAATGTCCTGTTTTATTCTACTTAAAtatctagcccccccccccagccagcGATTGCGccccctccagatatcgttcctacgtgCCCGAAGACAGGTCTTGATTGTCTTAATCACAATATTTAAAACTCACTTGTGTGATGGCTGTGGCAAAGACGACGAAGATGCGATCTGAAAAACAGGATATGACGTTTCCAGTATTATGTTATCTTACAGATGCCTTTATTGCATAACATCTATATACAATAATCAATATACTGAAACTATATGTTCTGTCATTTCTAATACTGGTAGACAATTCAAAAAcagatttttaatttaatttttattttcattttattaaaaactaaaCGTAAGTCTAGGGTGAGTATCACATACATGTCACAAAATTCACGCTCTGACGTATCGCTACTATAAGTATCAATTCTCACGAATGTGGCGTGAGTATCACATACATGTCACAAAATTCACGCTCTCACGTATCGCTACTATAAGTATCAATTCTCACGAATGTGGCGTGAgtatcacatacatgtaacaaaatTCACGCTCTCACGTATCGCTACTATAAGTATCAATTCTCACGAATGTGGCGTgaatatcacatacatgtaacaaaatTCACGCTCTCACGTATCGCTACTATAAGTATCAATTCTCACGAATGTGGCGTGAgtatcacatacatgtaacaaaatTCACGCTCTCACGTATCGCTACTATAAGTATCAATTCTCACGAATGTGGCGTGAgtatcacatacatgtaacaaaatTCACGCTCTCACGTATCGCTACTATAAGTATCAATTCTCACGAATGTGGCGTGAgtatcacatacatgtaacaaaatTCACGCTCTCACGTATCGCTACTATAAGTATCAATTCTCACGAATGTGGCGTGAgtatcacatacatgtaacaaaatTCACGCTCCCACGTATCGCTACTATAAGCTcacacttttgttttaaaaataaaaatattttataatcgtaGTTTGTATATTAAagctgaatggaattatatgcTGATTATGCAGGTTCTCTGTATTCGTTACTCGCAGAATCATTCTAGGTAAATTCCCTTTTCCTTTCTTGTTCTAACAGCATGTTAAAAAGCTTCCAGAGATCTCGATGTTTGGTCTGCAGCCCCTCGGCCCCGGCTTTTATTTTTCTCACTCCTTAGATTTGCCACAGGTTAACAGCTCTGCTGGTTTCTCATACCAATTATCAGTAATGGGTCGTTTTGTGGACTTTTCGCAGAGAGAACAGTTCATATCGCGGACTTTAAAATAACCCATTCGTAGATCATGTTAGAACGTGAACTAACCCAGTCGGTGTAACATATGTTTAATTTATGCTTTGAAATGATATTCATCAATAGCACTAATAACGGTTTATGCTTCTCAAATTGGCTGTAGAATAATAGCCAATGACGTCACTGCAAGATCAAGATTCATCTATGTATGAAACACGTTACGTGATTCATTGCTAATTCCATGATTATTATAACCGTAAGCCTTTCAtcctttcattttaacttattttcgtgttaatgtccaattaaggttcaagaacgctgtcctgggcgcacacctcagctatctgggatttTGCCAGgactgggttagtggttagttgttagtggttagtgagagagatattATTGGGTACTAAAATCCAGTTTGCACTACAACAAACATTAGAAATattctttcttacacacctacgggcgggatttagctcaatcggctGAGTGCTAgcttaaggtgcttgcgtcacaggatcgaatcacctcggtggatccattcaactgattggatttttctcgttccaaccagtgcaccacaactgctcaaaggccatggtatgtattttcctgtctgtctgtgagaaagtgcatataagaaaacatctagcgggtttcatctgatgactacgtgtcagaatgaccaaatatatgacatccaatagccgatgattaattgataaaaaaaccgctttaacttgttttatatacacccgttggtgagtacaccattcgttatttatgatacacaatacatacatataacacaTTAACAATTTAAGACCTACGATTGATGATTCGGTCGCGACAGACATACCAAttcaatgaaagaaaaaagcaCAATCGATATTGAATTATTTGTGACTTGAAACTGAGTTGTCTGTGACGCTACAAAGGCAAGAGCTGTATTCTAGCATAcgtttttttttggaaaaaaacttttaaatgtgtttaaaaccCAGGTTTTGgtgatatgtaagaaacagaatactacattggtgtccgttagataccatttatgttacAAGTCGCTGTTTAAAAAACCCTCCAACTAGCTTTCGTTAGATACGTTTAAAACAACCcactgtaagataaatggtacctAACGGTCAGTCACGTGATATTCTCTAtgcatatacagacaatgatattataAACGAAAACATTTTAGTTGTCTGAAATGTGATAAATCAACCAATCGACCATTTGACGCAAGCATACATCCactaaaggttcaagcacgccagTCTTGGGCACATCCTTCGATTTTCCAGGAGGATGTGTCTAAGACATGATTGAATATAACAATGATGCACAGACTTACCAAAAGGCATGCCAAGATCACACCAAACCACATTGCAATGGCGTTCATGATGCAGAAATAAGAATGGCCTACGTGGGTCTAAGGCAAATATTTCGTGTTCTGACTTTTTATAATAATCTGAAAAGGTTAAATGTCGGCGATACAATCTAAATTAGAAACAGTAATTAGACTAACCTTCTAATGTTCTCTCCacaattacaataattaatgcACGTATTTAGTCACGATTTTTTTTCCGCTACGTAGCACTAAGGTACAGGGaccgaaaagaaaaaaagcctTTGATTTCGTCACATAAATTTAATGCTAAATATATACTCTTTGATCATCATAGTCATTTTTCTCTCCTCCGTATTAGTATTTCCAATATCCGGAAACAGTATTATATGAAATTCAAGTCTAGCCTCATTTCATCattgttatgacagtgattcatgagtacctgtcatcacagctgtagaGCTGAATGAACATTTGGCAAATCAGTGGTTGATTTCATGAattctatctagtgcctcatctatagaaggacagccactccagagtagatcctttactggagattccatccctcttgcactcCCAGACgtgtttactaaatcaaaactaacacCGGACGCAGCTCACAGACAGAGGTGAGGAAATACACtgttaaaacagtgatgatataagGTGTTCGCTAAAGATGAGTATATCCTGCCCTACACGAGGcaacatgagtactgccaccacagctgtcaagtcgtCATCTAAAACAATAAGAAAACGAAATGTACAAGAGATGAACAAGTATGCACAAGTTCGAACTATAAAATAGCATCAgcatcattttggtcagttaTGACACAAAATCTGTGCCAGAATCATATGCCGTTgtttgaaatatacatataatgagCATGCCTTACGGTATCTTAGAAGTTGTTTGAAATATACATAGAATGAACATGCCTTACGGTATCTTAGAAGTTgtttgaaatatacatataatgagCATGCCTTACGGTATCTTAGAAGTTGTTTGAAATATACATAGAATGAGCATGCCTTACGGTATCTTAGAAGTTGTTTGAAATATACATAGAATGAGCATGCCTTACGGTATCTTAGAAGTTGTTTGAAATATACATAGAATGAGCATGCCTTACGGTATCTTAGACGTTGTTTGAAATATACATAGAATGAGCATGCCTTACGGTATCTTAGAAGTTGTTTGAAATATACATAGAATGTGCATGCCTTACGGTATCTTAGAAGTTGTTTGAAATATACATAGAATGAGCATGCCTTACGGTATCTTAGAAGTTGTTTGAAATATACATAGAATGAGCATGCCTTACGGTATCTTAGAAGTTGTTTGAAATATACATAGAATGAGCATGCCTTACGGTATCTTagaagttgtgatatgtagacACCAAACGCTGGAGCAAGCTCGacataaagagaaaaaagaatatTGAAAAGTTGAAGTCATCCATTTTGTCACACAGCTTAGTTTGGAGAGCAATGTCACTCTGCATCTCTATGCATAGATCGATGTAGCAAACTGATTTAATACCTTCAGATACACAATAAATACTTGTAAGGGTTTCTAAGAGGAACATGCTttgattataatatttataaactggCACAACTGTTTGTGTGCGCCAGCATATATTCAATTAAACATGTCCACATGTCAAAGTTAATTATAGTTCGACTAGTCTTGCGATTGAAATAGTTAAAATGCACTTTATTTGAAACAGAAAAAAGGTACTTAGCACAAGAACTAGGTTCGTgactttaaaatgtaatttatttgcTTTCGGTAAAAAACatcaattttgatattttatgcaTCAGTTcctgattaaaatatatatgttttttttgtaaatataaaagctTTAAAGTTTCACAACTTCAACCCCTTCAAACTATTTGTGTGCGTTTATATTTCAAATTGGGGCCAATCCTTTGGGCTATTAAAGCATACCATATCTCTCCTATCTTTGATGAAAGAACATGCACGGGCTAATTAtttccaatccaatccaatattCCCTCAGTGTCACCCACTTGCAGAAACAATTGCTTCGGTCAGAGCATGTGTTAACACGTGTACTCTGTTTTATCAAACAACACAGTGACCATTGCTTGGCCTTGGGTAAATGTCAGCAGAACCATGCTTTTGATCACAAGTTAATGAGTTATACACATGTTACTATAATGGCGATCATTAGAGAGATTTATCTCCCCTTGTTTTCAGCAGGAGAGCGAAACGACTCAGTTTGACAACAAAGCAAGGGCATTCGAACTAAGTGgcattcattattaatatacatcAAAATAATGGTCTGTGTAGTATGCATTATTCAGATTTACGCCAAAAGAAGTAACCAGAATAgctatattaaagtgacagaccctagtttttaaacatgacggcgtatttttcactatttgaccaattgttaataaatgaaatcagacattacttacattgtatagtctagattatccatttcattACACCcgagtgtttctggtcatcctggtgtttgtaatacgacgaaatgtattttccatatttctaaaaaaacaaaaccgcACGTACTTTTGAGAAGTAGCAGTTATAGAGACGAGTTCTTGTCAAATGTTTAGAGGATATATTTCcggtttcaacgtcacagacttgtttcactctgttgtaactttattcaactgTCTTACAGGTCTGTAGcttaaccaaacttggtgttCATTTTctcgggttaaaactagggtctgcgattTCAATGCAACTTATAGCTACTCTGTTTTCAGGATCTATGCCATGCAATTACGTCCTTAATAGTCTACGTTATTCTGTGCAGTTTGATTCTATTTGTCTTCAGgcatattattataaacataaatttacagtatgtgtaaacTAACTCTACACAAGTtgatatgttttataaaattaacatgTTGACAATTTTTCCTAAAGTCTGGCAACTTATCCACAGTAGGCTATTGCTATTTTTGTGACGTCATATTACTAAAAGTAAAATTCCGTTGGGTATTTAACCATCTTATTTAATTTCACAGTCTGTGAAATAGATATGTTCCTGTTACTAATTTTAATAGATTATTACCGACAAAGTTGCGTTACAAAAAGATGTTTGATATTACAATTGAATATTCATGGAAAAAAAgggaatatatattttagatcCGATTTAATTCATTAGGCCTATTAGGCCTAGCGTAGTTAtatctgtataaaatataactaCAGTGATAtttctctaaaccggaccctctaaaccggaattccctcaaaactggacgtttttaGCGGCATCTTTCTAAATATCTgaacctctttaaaccggatACCTAAAACACCCGGACTTTTTGCTTGGTAACTAGAGTGTCCGGTTtaaaggagtttcactgtaaataATGTGATACTgattgtattaaattaattcGGTAATATATACAGGGACTAAATTATTCACAAGACACTAATACTTTTAATGGACTCAACAACTAATGACATtcaaactttaaataattaaagaaaactaaatttaatattttcgtTTCTTTTGTAGCTCAGTATAGATGGTGAGGTCAACTCATTTTGTGTATGCAATTTGCAGTCGTAACGATGTATCAGCTATAATTAAATGGGTGGGTATCAGTAACGTCACAAAaatccacaaaaaaacccctacaCAATAGGTTAACATTGAAGCAAATAcgatcattttaaaaattatctgtaATCACAACTATTATCTAAAGCAGACAAATTAAACATCGCAGAGCCAATAAAACGTTCAACCTATTGTCAACAGTTTAATCATTCTTCCATGTGTACGCCATTA includes the following:
- the LOC121367675 gene encoding cartilage matrix protein-like, which codes for MNAIAMWFGVILACLLIASSSSLPQPSHNLEKRNAPCKVCKQKPLDIAFIIDSSSSVWPENFTLGLWFVQDFVDIYDISPTKVRVAAVTFGDRVYTEQAFHFGDYTEKEALKKAITDLEFMAGLATETGEAIKFYRENLKPEGRDGVKQICVVLTDGNSQDTQKTADEAQLTREEGIEMFAIGVGHSVSETELRNIAGTDNNVMSVSNYDLLRTVKSRLAYKACGSNPIPEVVCRDNPIDISFVVDSSSSIDPNDFQLGQDFLKEFVQTFHVAPDNTRISLITFGNGVYEEDAFDFDTYDEEEDVVNAIRDVPFRAGNYTSTGAGIKYMLDKQMAKARPGVARIAIVLTDGQSQEWQNTYDEAKFAQAAGVSMFAIGVGKVGKQLSMEELEKIAGNSDHVFVAADYNALNTIKFELDSKTCMSVLHTFGQIPL